A section of the Acanthopagrus latus isolate v.2019 chromosome 20, fAcaLat1.1, whole genome shotgun sequence genome encodes:
- the LOC119010449 gene encoding serine/threonine-protein kinase LMTK2-like isoform X2, with protein MQGRKRNMPVSCMLEAQRLSSLQHILQHRDAATFLRQCVSASHRASFLSLSFTEFKYLRDGATLVISLDGLNWLSKRRCNDKGVRKRDDELQVLISSGQMIPAEEEPQPITCFCILDQRGRGIPQLWRSCDHISSSVTRLPCLSFPPRQRRLLEEPTHHSTLTASAHSVSECTKEAPWTRLILNMQDMFSFLKKDLNIVTQQDAVTEKQHNRLIIFCDGDIPQQLFSDTLRTEDCWTSPGDTAGQVTDNASHWSLLPDNNNNNSEGIQHELVSRDDFNTCKPKSLLKSCQIHAAPGGLSERDGAVKRRKSVSFDDDVMVYLFDQESPTVELHSGSCTPPPSSHSCNLPDVTLEDGLEWEDDFSALEKSCHFQWIKHSVPQHCTLSLPTRSCSALSRRRFLSQTCLFLTHVTESDLEL; from the exons ATGCAAGGTAGGAAGAGAAATATGCCGGTGTCATGCATGCTGGAGGCTCAGAGATTAAGCTCGTTGCAACACATTTTGCAGCATCGTGATGCAGCAACATTTTTGAGGCAATGCGTATCAGCTTCTCACCGtgcttccttcctctctttatcTTTTACAGAGTTTAAGTACTTGAGGGATGGGGCCACACTGGTGATTTCATTGGATGGTTTAAATTGGCTGTCTAAAAGGAGATGCAATGACAAAGGAGTCAGAAAAAg GGATGACGAGCTCCAGGTGTTGATATCCTCAGGTCAGATGATCCCGGCGGAAGAGGAGCCGCAGCCGATTACCTGCTTCTGTATCCTCgatcaaagaggaagaggaatcCCCCAGTTATGGAGGAGCTGTGACCACATATCAAGCTCAGTAACGCGGCTGCCCTGCCTCTCCTTCCCACCTCGACAGCGTCGTCTCCTCGAGGAGCCCACACATCATTCAACACTCACTGCTTCCGCTCATTCTGTCTCGGAGTGCACAAAGGAGGCCCCATGGACAAGactcattttaaacatgcaggACATGTTCAGCTTCCTCAAAAAGGATTTGAACATTGTGACCCAGCAGGACGCTGTAACCGAGAAGCAACATAACAGGTTGATCATTTTCTGTGATGGGGACATACCGCAACAACTTTTTAGTGACACTCTCCGCACTGAGGATTGTTGGACGTCTCCAGGAGATACCGCTGGGCAAGTCACCGATAACGCGTCTCACTGGTCCCTCCTgccagacaacaacaacaacaactctgagGGGATCCAACATGAACTGGTCAGCAGAGACGATTTTAACACATGCAAGCCGAAGAGTCTTCTGAAGTCCTGTCAGATCCACGCTGCTCCAGGAGGTTTGTCAGAGCGAGACGGGGCAGTAAAAAGGAGGAAGAGCGTGTCGTTTGATGATGACGTCATGGTCTACCTGTTTGATCAG GAGAGTCCCACCGTGGAGCTGCACTCTGGGAGCTGCACACCTCCGCCAAGCAGCCATTCCTGCAACCTGCCAGACGTCACATTAGAGGATG GCTTGGAGTGGGAAGACGACTTCTCAGCTTTGGAGAAGAGCTGCCATTTTCAGTGGATCAAACACTCTGTGCCTCAGCACTGCACCCTCTCCCTCCCAACGCggagctgctctgctctgtccaGGCGTCGCTTTCTCTCCCAAACCTGCCTGTTTCTCACTCACGTCACCGAGTCAGATCTCGAGCtgtga
- the LOC119010449 gene encoding uncharacterized protein LOC119010449 isoform X4, with product MTKESEKGQMIPAEEEPQPITCFCILDQRGRGIPQLWRSCDHISSSVTRLPCLSFPPRQRRLLEEPTHHSTLTASAHSVSECTKEAPWTRLILNMQDMFSFLKKDLNIVTQQDAVTEKQHNRLIIFCDGDIPQQLFSDTLRTEDCWTSPGDTAGQVTDNASHWSLLPDNNNNNSEGIQHELVSRDDFNTCKPKSLLKSCQIHAAPGGLSERDGAVKRRKSVSFDDDVMVYLFDQESPTVELHSGSCTPPPSSHSCNLPDVTLEDGGLEWEDDFSALEKSCHFQWIKHSVPQHCTLSLPTRSCSALSRRRFLSQTCLFLTHVTESDLEL from the exons ATGACAAAGGAGTCAGAAAAAg GTCAGATGATCCCGGCGGAAGAGGAGCCGCAGCCGATTACCTGCTTCTGTATCCTCgatcaaagaggaagaggaatcCCCCAGTTATGGAGGAGCTGTGACCACATATCAAGCTCAGTAACGCGGCTGCCCTGCCTCTCCTTCCCACCTCGACAGCGTCGTCTCCTCGAGGAGCCCACACATCATTCAACACTCACTGCTTCCGCTCATTCTGTCTCGGAGTGCACAAAGGAGGCCCCATGGACAAGactcattttaaacatgcaggACATGTTCAGCTTCCTCAAAAAGGATTTGAACATTGTGACCCAGCAGGACGCTGTAACCGAGAAGCAACATAACAGGTTGATCATTTTCTGTGATGGGGACATACCGCAACAACTTTTTAGTGACACTCTCCGCACTGAGGATTGTTGGACGTCTCCAGGAGATACCGCTGGGCAAGTCACCGATAACGCGTCTCACTGGTCCCTCCTgccagacaacaacaacaacaactctgagGGGATCCAACATGAACTGGTCAGCAGAGACGATTTTAACACATGCAAGCCGAAGAGTCTTCTGAAGTCCTGTCAGATCCACGCTGCTCCAGGAGGTTTGTCAGAGCGAGACGGGGCAGTAAAAAGGAGGAAGAGCGTGTCGTTTGATGATGACGTCATGGTCTACCTGTTTGATCAG GAGAGTCCCACCGTGGAGCTGCACTCTGGGAGCTGCACACCTCCGCCAAGCAGCCATTCCTGCAACCTGCCAGACGTCACATTAGAGGATGGTG GCTTGGAGTGGGAAGACGACTTCTCAGCTTTGGAGAAGAGCTGCCATTTTCAGTGGATCAAACACTCTGTGCCTCAGCACTGCACCCTCTCCCTCCCAACGCggagctgctctgctctgtccaGGCGTCGCTTTCTCTCCCAAACCTGCCTGTTTCTCACTCACGTCACCGAGTCAGATCTCGAGCtgtga
- the LOC119010449 gene encoding serine/threonine-protein kinase LMTK2-like isoform X3, translating to MQEFKYLRDGATLVISLDGLNWLSKRRCNDKGVRKRDDELQVLISSGQMIPAEEEPQPITCFCILDQRGRGIPQLWRSCDHISSSVTRLPCLSFPPRQRRLLEEPTHHSTLTASAHSVSECTKEAPWTRLILNMQDMFSFLKKDLNIVTQQDAVTEKQHNRLIIFCDGDIPQQLFSDTLRTEDCWTSPGDTAGQVTDNASHWSLLPDNNNNNSEGIQHELVSRDDFNTCKPKSLLKSCQIHAAPGGLSERDGAVKRRKSVSFDDDVMVYLFDQESPTVELHSGSCTPPPSSHSCNLPDVTLEDGGLEWEDDFSALEKSCHFQWIKHSVPQHCTLSLPTRSCSALSRRRFLSQTCLFLTHVTESDLEL from the exons ATGCAAG AGTTTAAGTACTTGAGGGATGGGGCCACACTGGTGATTTCATTGGATGGTTTAAATTGGCTGTCTAAAAGGAGATGCAATGACAAAGGAGTCAGAAAAAg GGATGACGAGCTCCAGGTGTTGATATCCTCAGGTCAGATGATCCCGGCGGAAGAGGAGCCGCAGCCGATTACCTGCTTCTGTATCCTCgatcaaagaggaagaggaatcCCCCAGTTATGGAGGAGCTGTGACCACATATCAAGCTCAGTAACGCGGCTGCCCTGCCTCTCCTTCCCACCTCGACAGCGTCGTCTCCTCGAGGAGCCCACACATCATTCAACACTCACTGCTTCCGCTCATTCTGTCTCGGAGTGCACAAAGGAGGCCCCATGGACAAGactcattttaaacatgcaggACATGTTCAGCTTCCTCAAAAAGGATTTGAACATTGTGACCCAGCAGGACGCTGTAACCGAGAAGCAACATAACAGGTTGATCATTTTCTGTGATGGGGACATACCGCAACAACTTTTTAGTGACACTCTCCGCACTGAGGATTGTTGGACGTCTCCAGGAGATACCGCTGGGCAAGTCACCGATAACGCGTCTCACTGGTCCCTCCTgccagacaacaacaacaacaactctgagGGGATCCAACATGAACTGGTCAGCAGAGACGATTTTAACACATGCAAGCCGAAGAGTCTTCTGAAGTCCTGTCAGATCCACGCTGCTCCAGGAGGTTTGTCAGAGCGAGACGGGGCAGTAAAAAGGAGGAAGAGCGTGTCGTTTGATGATGACGTCATGGTCTACCTGTTTGATCAG GAGAGTCCCACCGTGGAGCTGCACTCTGGGAGCTGCACACCTCCGCCAAGCAGCCATTCCTGCAACCTGCCAGACGTCACATTAGAGGATGGTG GCTTGGAGTGGGAAGACGACTTCTCAGCTTTGGAGAAGAGCTGCCATTTTCAGTGGATCAAACACTCTGTGCCTCAGCACTGCACCCTCTCCCTCCCAACGCggagctgctctgctctgtccaGGCGTCGCTTTCTCTCCCAAACCTGCCTGTTTCTCACTCACGTCACCGAGTCAGATCTCGAGCtgtga
- the tecpr1a gene encoding tectonin beta-propeller repeat-containing protein 1: MPASRLWVVDVYGRVFSLSTAGQQWEQCRDAQMEFKRVTAAQQCCWGIACDNNVYLNVHASDLPIRYQEETYENQRWNPIGGFSDHLLPSDRWQWSDITGLKHQPLDSFELPSSSWDWEGDWYVDENFEGEPTEKEGWTYAIDFPAFYTKNKKMTSCVRRRRWLRYRRYKDMDTWAKIPSPQMETPDPFGDISCGGWEISEEPRGRLSLWAVSLLGKVWFREGIYHHNPEGSMWEEVSSPGEVLQISCGPRDLVWAVLWEGQLIVRQGITRDCTKGTSWVEVESPSPDVGATHVAVGINTVWALTKDNKVWFRRGVDSHNPCGLGWISMVGEMITINAGLNDQVFAIGCEDRAVYIRQGVTTSELSGKTWKAISVPRDGDRSHSSASTNSLQSAGCFFSGEVRAQSVVSDVELDTEKASTDGAICLVTSTSPESVVDAPTDHSDQPIETPKPRIPKVTSDSFISELISDREPAKTLREGGSAGPAVPEEEETLPSEGEAPCADVALCPSQSGGPLDPQWSNVDLEEAQGQLAQTGAALDLADTSSLSSVATYTLAMEDPYGTDEHPLWAWVSGGGCSVDSHSHLNWFNSMNTSSLVGSVQSMCLSVTPAQTAAWRRQIFEQLSERTKREMDNFKHYEQAIEQSVWVKKGTMQWWRDWKPYKWIDVHFALEQFSGPEGNKDGILFIYYNFYEEKKYMHAFVNELTILVPVLNESKHTFAIYTPERTKQRFPIRLAAATELEMHDWLALLSVSCCHSRGIQGPPSKQAIWSITCKGDIFVSEPSPALEAMPYPTPCDQMFWRQVGGHLRMVECNTVGVVWGIGYDHTAWVYTGGYGGGFFQGLASSTDNIYTQTDVKSVYIYENQRWNPLEGFTNRGLPTDRYMWSDASGLHECTKTNMKPPSTQWTWVSDWAIDYSVSGGTDKEGWQYAADFPVSYHGRKGKTDFVRRRRWARKCKLTTTGPWQEIPPLALSDVTILPCTAQSNVDEVPLWAISNKGDVLCRLGVTTLTPTGSSWLHVGTDQPFKSISIGAASQVWAIARDGSAFYRGSVSPQSPAGDCWYHIPSPSKQKLKQVSVGRTSVLTVDENGNLWYRQGVTPSYPQGSSWEHISNNVRKVSVGPLDQVWIIADKVQGSHSLSCGTVCHRLGVHPVEPKGISWDYGIGGGWDHITVRGNSMEPPHVRLPSLTDASASAPRSPLPIRNMEVNSSAGDS, from the exons ATGCCTGCCTCCAGGCTGTGGGTGGTGGATGTGTACGGGCGGGTTTTCAGCTTGTCGACGGCAGGGCAGCAGTGGGAGCAGTGCCGTGATGCCCAGATGGAGTTCAAGCGGGTGACGGCAGctcagcagtgctgctggggCATCGCCTGCGACAACAACGTCTACCTGAACGTGCACGCCTCTGACCTGCCCATCCGCTACCAAGAGGAGACCTACGAGAATCAA CGATGGAATCCAATCGGTGGCTTCTCAGACCATTTATTGCCAAGTGACCGCTGGCAATGGAGTGATATCACAGGTCTGAAGCACCAACCTCTGGACAGCTTCGAGCTCCCCTCCAGCAGCTGGGATTGGGAGGGTGACTGGTATGTAGATGAAAACTTTGAGGGAGAGCCCACAGAGAAAGAG GGATGGACCTATGCCATTGACTTCCCCGCCTTctacaccaaaaacaaaaagatgacCTCCTGTGTCCGTCGCAGGCGATGGCTCCGATACAGGAGGTACAAAGACATGGACACCTGGGCTAAG ATCCCCTCACCACAAATGGAGACACCAGATCCCTTTGGCGACATTAGCTGTGGAGGCTGGGAAATCAGTGAGGAGCCCAGAGGGCGGCTGTCATTATGGGCTGTCTCCTTACTGGGcaag gTGTGGTTCAGAGAGGGAATCTATCACCACAATCCTGAGGGCTCCATGTGGGAGGAGGTGTCTTCCCCTGGGGAGGTGCTCCAGATCAGTTGTGGCCCCAGGGATCTGGTCTGGGCAGTGCTGTGGGAAGGGCAGCTCATTGTCAGGCAGGGCATCACCCGAGACTGCACCAAAG GTACCTCCTGGGTGGAGGTGGAGTCTCCAAGTCCCGATGTAGGAGCCACACATGTAGCTGTGGGGATCAACACTGTTTGGGCTTTGACCAAGGACAACAAA GTGTGGTTCAGACGTGGCGTTGACTCCCACAACCCCTGTGGCTTGGGCTGGATCAGTATGGTGGGAGAAATGATCACAATCAACGCAGGACTCAATGACCAG GTATTTGCAATCGGCTGTGAGGATCGGGCTGTGTACATCAGACAAGGTGTGACCACCAGTGAACTGAGTGGGAAAACTTGGAAGGCCATCAGCGTCCCCCGAGATGGAGACCGATCACACTCCAGTGCCAGCACAAACAGCCTGCAGAG TGCTGGATGCTTCTTCTCCGGTGAGGTACGTGCTCAGTCAGTGGTGAGCGACGTGGAATTAGACACAGAGAAAGCATCCACAGACGGAGCCATCTGCCTAGTAACCTCCACCTCCCCTGAGTCTGTTGTTGATGCCCCCACAGACCACTCTGACCAACCCATCGAGACCCCCAAACCCCGCATCCCAAAAGTCACCAGCGACAGCTTCATCTCTGAACTCATCTCTGACCGAGAGCCAGCCAAGACCTTAAGGGAGGGCGGATCTGCTGGTCCAGCTgttccagaggaggaggagacccTCCCCAGTGAAGGAGAAGCCCCTTGTGCTGATGTAGCTTTATGCCCCAGCCAGTCTGGAGGTCCTCTTGACCCCCAGTGGAGTAACGTGGATCTGGAGGAGGCACAGGGCCAGCTGGCTCAGACCGGAGCAGCACTGGACTTAGCTGACACCAGCAGCTTGTCATCAGTGGCCACATACACTCTGGCCATGGAGGACCCATATGGGACAGATGAGCACCCTCTGTGGGCGTGGGTCAGTGGAGGAGGCTGCTCTGTGGACAGTCACTCCCACCTCAACTGGTTCAACTCGATGAACACTTCAT CATTGGTCGGATCAGTCCAgtccatgtgtctgtctgtcactccaGCTCAGACGGCCGCCTGGCGCCGACAAATCTTTGAACAACTCAGTGAGAGGACCAAAAGAGAGATGGATAATTTCAAACATTATGAACAAGCCATAGAGCAG TCAGTGTGGGTGAAGAAAGGAACCATGCAGTGGTGGAGGGACTGGAAGCCATACAAGTGGATAGATGTTCATTTTGCCCTGGAGCAGTTCTCAGGACCAGAGGGCAACAAGGATGGCATTCTTTTCATCTATTACAACTTTTATGAAGAGAAGAAG TACATGCATGCCTTTGTCAATGAGCTCACCATCCTTGTTCCTGTGCTAAATGAATCCAAACACACTTTTGCCATCTACACTCCTGAGCGGACCAAACAGAGGTTTCCAATCAGATTGGCAGCTGCCACAGAGCTAGAGATGCATGACTGG CTGGCGTTGTTGAGTGTTTCGTGCTGCCACTCCAGGGGGATCCAGGGCCCTCCCTCCAAACAGGCCATCTGGTCAATCACCTGTAAAGGGGACATCTTTGTTAGTGAGCCCTCCCCTGCTCTGGAGGCCATGCCTTACCCCACACCATGTGAccagat GTTCTGGCGGCAGGTTGGAGGTCACCTACGGATGGTGGAGTGTAACACTGTGGGCGTAGTGTGGGGGATCGGCTATGACCACACTGCCTGGGTCTACACCGGGGGTTATGGAGGAGGTTTCTTCCAGGGACTGGCCAGCAGCACAGataacatttacacacagacgGATGTCAAAAGTGTCTACATCTATGAGAACCAGAGGTGGAACCCTCTTGAAGGTTTCACCAACAG AGGGCTACCTACAGACCGCTACATGTGGAGTGATGCATCAGGACTACACGagtgcacaaaaacaaatatgaaaccTCCCTCCACCCAGTGGACGTGG GTGTCTGACTGGGCTATCGACTACAGTGTCTCTGGGGGGACGGACAAGGAAGGCTGGCAATATGCAGCTGATTTTCCAGT GTCATATCATGGCAGAAAAGGGAAGACGGACTTTGTGCGTCGCAGGCGATGGGCCAG GAAGTGTAAACTGACAACCACAGGACCCTGGCAGGAAATTCCGCCTTTAGCACTGAGTGATGTGACCATCCTGCCGTGTACAGCTCAGAGCAACGTGGATGAGGTTCCTCTGTGGGCCATCAGCAACAAGGGAGATGTCCTCTGCCGACTGGGAGTCACCACATTGACACCCACT GGATCCTCGTGGCTTCACGTGGGAACCGACCAGCCTTTCAAGTCCATCTCTATCGGGGCTGCCAGCCAGGTTTGGGCCATTGCCCGGGATGGTTCTGCCTTTTACAGAGGATCTGTCTCTCCACAGAGCCCAGCAG gaGACTGTTGGTACCACATCCCCTCGCCATCCAAACAGAAGCTGAAGCAGGTGTCTGTTGGCAGGACATCAGTCCTCACAGTAGATGAAAATG GTAACCTGTGGTACCGGCAGGGTGTGACCCCCAGCTACCCTCAGGGCTCCTCCTGGGAACACATCTCTAATAATGTGCGCAAGGTCTCCGTAGGGCCTCTGGACCAG GTGTGGATCATAGCGGACAAGGTGCAGGGCAGCCACAGTCTGAGCTGTGGAACAGTGTGTCATCGACTCGGAGTTCATCCTGTGGAGCCTAAGGGGATTTCATGGGACTACGGCATTGGG GGTGGCTGGGACCACATCACAGTTAGAGGGAACTCCATGGAGCCGCCTCACGTCCGTCTTCCCTCTTTAACAGATGCTTCCGCCTCTGCCCCCCGGAGCCCCCTCCCAATCAGGAACATGGAGGTCAACAGCAGTGCTGGGGACAGTTAG
- the bhlha15 gene encoding class A basic helix-loop-helix protein 15: MKSKGKAVKASRRTWSDPEPELEPDTEPGSSEQEGSEASVRIGGSWRGSLRGGDGNRKAGGGRRRRTHGSSNKERSVRRLESNERERQRMHKLNNAFQALREAIPHVKMDKKLSKIETLTLAKNYIKSLTTIILDLSGACQPAGGAASEASAAKLLQCYQQTLEEDGEDDLTQYLTHVHNLSQRS; this comes from the coding sequence ATGAAGTCCAAAGGGAAGGCTGTGAAAGCATCCAGGAGGACCTGGTCTGACCCCGAGCCAGAACTTGAACCAGATACAGAACCAGGCTCCAGTGAGCAGGAGGGCTCAGAGGCATCCGTCCGGATCGGTGGCTCCTGGAGGGGGTCGCTCAGGGGTGGGGACGGCAACCGCAAAGCGGGCGGAGGCAGGCGACGCAGGACACACGGCTCCAGCAACAAGGAACGCAGCGTCCGGCGGCTGGAGAGCAACGAGCGTGAGCGCCAGCGCATGCACAAGCTCAACAACGCCTTCCAAGCTCTGCGCGAGGCCATCCCCCACGTCAAGATGGACAAGAAGCTGTCCAAGATCGAGACTCTGACCCTGGCAAAGAATTACATCAAGTCCTTAACCACCATCATCCTGGACCTGTCAGGGGCCTGCCAACCTGCTGGCGGGGCCGCATCGGAGGCCAGCGCCGCCAAGCTTCTCCAGTGCTACCAACAGACcctggaggaggacggggaggacGATCTCACCCAGTACCTCACCCATGTGCACAACTTGAGCCAGCGCAGCTAA
- the LOC119010449 gene encoding serine/threonine-protein kinase LMTK2-like isoform X1, translating to MQGRKRNMPVSCMLEAQRLSSLQHILQHRDAATFLRQCVSASHRASFLSLSFTEFKYLRDGATLVISLDGLNWLSKRRCNDKGVRKRDDELQVLISSGQMIPAEEEPQPITCFCILDQRGRGIPQLWRSCDHISSSVTRLPCLSFPPRQRRLLEEPTHHSTLTASAHSVSECTKEAPWTRLILNMQDMFSFLKKDLNIVTQQDAVTEKQHNRLIIFCDGDIPQQLFSDTLRTEDCWTSPGDTAGQVTDNASHWSLLPDNNNNNSEGIQHELVSRDDFNTCKPKSLLKSCQIHAAPGGLSERDGAVKRRKSVSFDDDVMVYLFDQESPTVELHSGSCTPPPSSHSCNLPDVTLEDGGLEWEDDFSALEKSCHFQWIKHSVPQHCTLSLPTRSCSALSRRRFLSQTCLFLTHVTESDLEL from the exons ATGCAAGGTAGGAAGAGAAATATGCCGGTGTCATGCATGCTGGAGGCTCAGAGATTAAGCTCGTTGCAACACATTTTGCAGCATCGTGATGCAGCAACATTTTTGAGGCAATGCGTATCAGCTTCTCACCGtgcttccttcctctctttatcTTTTACAGAGTTTAAGTACTTGAGGGATGGGGCCACACTGGTGATTTCATTGGATGGTTTAAATTGGCTGTCTAAAAGGAGATGCAATGACAAAGGAGTCAGAAAAAg GGATGACGAGCTCCAGGTGTTGATATCCTCAGGTCAGATGATCCCGGCGGAAGAGGAGCCGCAGCCGATTACCTGCTTCTGTATCCTCgatcaaagaggaagaggaatcCCCCAGTTATGGAGGAGCTGTGACCACATATCAAGCTCAGTAACGCGGCTGCCCTGCCTCTCCTTCCCACCTCGACAGCGTCGTCTCCTCGAGGAGCCCACACATCATTCAACACTCACTGCTTCCGCTCATTCTGTCTCGGAGTGCACAAAGGAGGCCCCATGGACAAGactcattttaaacatgcaggACATGTTCAGCTTCCTCAAAAAGGATTTGAACATTGTGACCCAGCAGGACGCTGTAACCGAGAAGCAACATAACAGGTTGATCATTTTCTGTGATGGGGACATACCGCAACAACTTTTTAGTGACACTCTCCGCACTGAGGATTGTTGGACGTCTCCAGGAGATACCGCTGGGCAAGTCACCGATAACGCGTCTCACTGGTCCCTCCTgccagacaacaacaacaacaactctgagGGGATCCAACATGAACTGGTCAGCAGAGACGATTTTAACACATGCAAGCCGAAGAGTCTTCTGAAGTCCTGTCAGATCCACGCTGCTCCAGGAGGTTTGTCAGAGCGAGACGGGGCAGTAAAAAGGAGGAAGAGCGTGTCGTTTGATGATGACGTCATGGTCTACCTGTTTGATCAG GAGAGTCCCACCGTGGAGCTGCACTCTGGGAGCTGCACACCTCCGCCAAGCAGCCATTCCTGCAACCTGCCAGACGTCACATTAGAGGATGGTG GCTTGGAGTGGGAAGACGACTTCTCAGCTTTGGAGAAGAGCTGCCATTTTCAGTGGATCAAACACTCTGTGCCTCAGCACTGCACCCTCTCCCTCCCAACGCggagctgctctgctctgtccaGGCGTCGCTTTCTCTCCCAAACCTGCCTGTTTCTCACTCACGTCACCGAGTCAGATCTCGAGCtgtga